GATTCTGAAAATACAGAGATTCCCATGGATGGTATATCTGTAAGTATCTTTCCTTTGAGTAAGAGGTAAGGCACCTTTCTGAACcctttgttttaatttcaaatgtcTGGTGACAGATCTTCCTGAGTCATTTCTTAGCACCATGTTTCACAGCAGAAATTGTTAGAAATAATTCCTATGGAAATTCCATCCAGAGACAGCCAGTGTGGTCCCGGATATTGCTCATCGGTGTACACAGACGATATCCCTTGCTTGTGGAGTAACACTCTGCTATTACTCTTGTTAGCACTTTGAGCCCCTTGTGTGTGCCAGACCTGGGCCAGGTGCTTTAGATGCATTGCTTATGTCATGGCTTCCTCAACAGTTGTGCTAGGTAAGTACTGATGCCTCACTTTACAGAAAGGGAGCTGGACTTccttacacagctagtaagcgaTGCTGCTGGGACTCCCCAGCCTGACTCAGAAGCTGAGCTCTTTCTACCTCCCCTGCCCTAATGATGACTCAACCTTTCCCAGACAATGAGTGTTCCTGGAACATTCCACTGAAGGAAGCTTCACCCACAGGAACGCAGGTCGTCTGGGAATGTGGGAGGCATCTCAGCTCTCAGTGCCTGCCGGCTTCCCTCTGCTCCAGCACTCGGGGGCTGTGGTGCACCAGCGAGTGGCCAGGCTGTGTAACCGCATCCCTGAGGAGTATGCAGTCCTGCAGGGGTGCGGTAGGGCTCAGGTGCAGCATTTGTAAGCAGCTCCCGGGCTGGTTCTGATTTTGCTGCATTGAGAAGCCTCTGTCTCACTTCCCACTCTAAGGTTTTAGAAAATAAGTGTTCTGGGAATCGGAGCCCTGGCTATCAGTGTGGAGTCCTGGAGCTCCAGACCTGCTGAGAAGGAAGGGTCAGCCTCAGGCTCCTGCAGGGTCTTGCCCAGGGCCGTGCTAGTCCAGACAGGCACATTTTCACTGAAAAGGTGACTCAGACCAGCCTGTGACTACATCTATTAATATGACTTGTTCTGTGACAGGCACAGGGGAGCTGCCACGCCTTGGCCTTTCTCTGCTATGTGGCTGCCCAGAGGCCTGGGAGATGGGTTTGTCTCTATGAGAGACACAGAGGAAAAGGCAACACCAAAAAGAGAGGTGCAGATGGGCCCTGCCTGCAGACAGATCTCTCTCCAGTGGCTCCCTCATCCCCTCCCATCCCATTCCTGGCCCAGCTTTGTGCCCAGAGGACACTGGGTCCTCGCTAGCAGCTCAGCTGTTGCAGGTGGGGTCTACCTGTGAACTTGCTACCCCGAGCCAGCTCTCACATGGGCCAGCTCTCACATGGGCCAGCTCTCACATGGGGCATGGATGACCAGGGTATGGTTTTGGCCCTGGAGTCAGGCTGTTCAGATTCTCACCTAGACTCTGACACTTACTAGTGAGTTCGGGCACCTGCCTAGCCtacttgtgcctcagtttcctcaactgtggATAAGGATACTGGTGTCTACTTCATAGACTTCTTGTGAGGTTCAAGGGAGATATTGAATGTGAGGTGCTTAGAGAAGGGTCCGGCCACACAGTAGGGACTCAGTGAGTGTCACAGTGATCCTGTCAATTTGGCAGGTCCCTACATGGAGAGCCCTTTGTCCTGCTGCACTGGGTGCAAGGCCCAGTGTCAGATTGCCTTGGCCAGCAACTGACTTTGGAAACCACCCAGCACTGGGCTCTCCCTGCCATGTCCACCTCCTCAAAGGCAGGTTCCCAGCAGCCTGGTTGAAGCTGCAGGCCGCGATGGCCCCTTGTCCTGGAAGATGGCTGCTTCCCTGGGGGCCAGGACAGctgccccacctcagcctggCTTCCTCTGTGTCCCACCTGTCCAGAACCTAGCATGTCTGACCCTGAGGACCCTTGCTTGGGTTGCGACATCTATGATCCAGAGATTCCCTGAAGCTGGACAAGCCTGGGTATCCCACAAAAGCTCACAGACAGCCTGGGGCTGGGCAGAGAGACCCAACTGCTCTCTGACTGGAGCCTGCTGGCCATTGGACCCTAGCAAGTCACTCAGTGTCTCTgagccttcatttcctcatctgcaaaacagaaaGTGCAGCCCTGACATCCTGAGGCTGCCtgggaggaaaggaaaagggcATGCAGAGCTGGCAGCTGGGAGATGTCACCTCTGTCCCCTTCTGGATATTCAACTCCTTAGCACAGCGATGGCCTCAGGCTCAAGCATAGACGGAAAGCTCCTGAGAACCCATCGGTTCTGCTGGGGATGGGCTGCCCTGAGCCCCAGGTTCCTCCAGGCTCTAGCAGGCCAGGCCTTCCTGcttcccctcttccctctccagTCTTGACAAATGAACATCATTGATCCCTGAGGTGAAGGCATTGATGGGTCCCCAACAACAGGTTCAGGTTACTCTCCCGCTTAAAGCCCTTCAGTGCCTTCCCACTGCTCTTAAGGTAAAGCCTGAACTCCTCAGCCTGCCAGGCAAGGCCTTTCAGGACCTGGCCCTGCCTGCTTCCCCAGGTCCATCTCCTCCGGAACCAGGATCCTCGAGCTGTGCTGAGCAGCATCCGACCCTCGAGCTGTGCTGAGCAGCTTCCCTCAAAGCCAAGCTCCCCGCCCCCTGACCCTCTGCACACAGTTCCCTCTGCCAGGAGCAGTATGCCTGATTCTCCCCAAATGCACACGTGTGTGCACCCCATACACATTGACACACAAGGCTCAACCATGATACCCAATCCTTTGAGTGGCCCCACCCGTGCAAGGGTCCCTCCCCTGGACTCCTCTCAAACCTCAGCTTCCCCCTTGCATTTCTAGATTTCTTCATCGGCCTGTCTCCCGGCCCAGGTCACATCCCTGCTGTGGGCACTCTAGGCCTGGGACTGTTTCTTCTcggcccctccccaccctccatgCTTGGcccaggaggcagccaaatgtAGACTGAGCCACTCCCAGCCAAGGGTGACTTTACATTTCTCAGGACTCCCTGGTGACCAGCACCCAACACCATGCAGGAACCCAAATCTCCTGCCAGCTCCCACTTACCCAGGCTTTCCACCAGGCCATCTCATTCACCTCGGGGGCACCTTTCCCAGGGAGATGAAGAGACACAGGTTGGCCTCTGCTGGGACTCCACACGTCTGTCTCCTGCAGCTGAGGAGTGAGCAAGCTGCTCACTTGGGTGTGGGGGTGCAAGCCCGCCCTGGACCGCACCCAGCGCCACACCTGCCTGCCGCCCCCTCGCCCCCaggctctgcctggctttgggCGTCTCCTGTGgctcccaggccccacccagacACTGCCCAGGCCTGCTCTGGGGAATTACACAACCCACTGTCAGATATTTGGGCTGTGGCTGTTACGCATATTGGAAATTCTTAGCTCCAGCCTGCAAAAGCCCCACTCAGTAAACACagctccatgttgatcaggctggtctcaaattcccgacctcaggtcatctgcctacctcggcctaccaaagtgctgggattacaggcgtgagccaccgcacccagcccattttcatCATTCCTAATAGCCATGGAGTATGCCATTTAATCAACTGCATACGCAATAATATTTTTCCCCCGGGGGCAAGGGGCTCATATTCACACAGATGGGAGGCCAGTTGGTGAGAAGGTGGCAGGCGGCACAGCCACCTTATACAGCATGCCATACTGGTCCACTGTCAGACCGGTGATGGCCACAGCTCCATCACCCCCCAGGCTGACTCTGGCTCCTGCCTagctctgcccggccaccacaaCCCCTAGGGACCATTCAGAGGCATCACTGGAGGGTGTGTGGTTAGTGGAGCAGCTAGTCGTGGGGAGGTCTCGTTTCTTTGGTGGAAGGCATTCCTGACTCCTGTCATGAACAGGTTTCATATTGCTTTGTGGTGTTCCTGGAGCCTGGAAGGAGTCGGCTTGCTCCCTGGGGCATCAGGAGGGGCTTCTCGGTAGCTTCCCTGTACCCCTCTAGGCTTCTGGCTGGGGCGCCCACATCTGAGCTTCCAGTGGTGCTTCTGAGCAGCTGTAGTAAGCATCCTCCCGGCTGGCTCGGGAGCCAGCCCATTTCACAGCGCTTCTCGGGATCCACCCGCTCGTCCTGGAGCCGCCACAACCCTggccaccaccatccctggccccgGAGCCGCCCCATACCCCTGTATATGCAATATTTGTTAACCAGTCCCTTTTGGTGCCCATCTAGGTACAGGTCTCATTTTTCGAGCTAAAGTATCTATAATACATACTGGAAGTAATAGATGTCACCTCCATATTGTATGCCAAACCTAATAAGCAGAGCAAAACTTTTCATCCAAGTGATTTGGTTAACATTTTAGGATGTTTCTAATCTATCAGTAATACAAATATGCTACAATAGATCTGTGTGTTTATCCTTTGGGcacctgtgtgtgcctgtgcatacCTGGAGAATAAAGTCCTGTGAGAGGAACTGCCATCCAAAGAGGGTGTTTCAGTCTGTACTGCCACCAACAATGTGCTCGTATTTCTGAGCTTGCATTTGGGTCAGGAGAATTTGAAAGTCATCAGGAACCAAACCAGGATACAAGGTCCAGCTGTAGCTGGAAAGTGGCAAACGTTCCAAAGCTAAGACATTGGCTATACCTGGGCTGTTCACAAACTGTGAGGCCAGTTCTAGATGAGATCCAGAAGTACGGTGAGCAACTCACttattttttaagcaaaacaccttttcttctcatttctgctAAGAATAAATAGCTTCCAGCAAGAGAAATAGGGGATGCAATATTTTTACaaattacttctcttttttttaattaaaaaaattttaagttaaatgcTACTTAAAGATATGTTTAACCTCTATGATACTGACTTGCTcatgagaagaaagagagagggccAGGCATTCTTGCCCACTACTACCCACTATCAACATTGAAACCTGACATCAGTCACTGAAtactctgggctgggcacggttgctcatgcctgtaatcctagcactttgggaggccaagacaggtggatcatgaggtcaggagatcgagatcatcctggctaacatggtgaaaccccgtctctactaaaaatacaaaaaattagctgggagtggtggcgggcacctgtagtcccagctactcaggaggctgaggcaggagaattgtttgaacccaggaggcagaggttgcagtgagccaagactatgccactgcactcctgcctggacaacagagtgaaactccgtcttaaaaaaaaaaaaaaaatcaacagcagCTTCTAGGATGACTGAGCAGTGACTCAGTCTCTCCTTGACCAGATTCTGTAACTGTCCAGCAGAAATGCTTATCTGATCTCTGCGAGAACAGGAAGCAGCTCAGTGGGGGCCTTCCTTGCTAAATTCTTCATCAAGCTGATCTGTTATCTGCCCTGAGTCCTGCAAGAACATCtcaagaaaaatctcaaaaacatgcaAGACAAATGAGGGTCCTCCCTTAGCGTGTCTTGAAGCACTGAGGCACCCGAAAGTTAAATATAGTTTCTGGGGAAACAGTTTTTTCGGAAATGTTGCACAGATACTAACTATTCTTCCAGAAGAGCCCCTTCCTGACATGAAAGATCTTACTTAGCATGACAGAGAAACATCTGATTCATCATGGGGACCTATCCAACCAGCAGCAGGGGCCCCAGTACCAGTGTCCACCTCAGCAGAGGAGACATGGGGGACATGCAAAGTGTTTCTGTTGAAAAATACTTCAcctagggtgactatagttagcagcaatgtattgtatatttcaaagtagctagaaggcTAGGTACAGTatcccatgcctataatcccagcattttgggaggcccaggcaggcagatcacttgaggtcaggagttcgagagcagcctggctaacatggtgaaacccaatctctactaaaaactaaaaaaataataaaaaaaaaataaaaattagccagacgtggtggcctgcgcttgtagtccaagctacttgggaggctgaggcaggagaattgcttgaacctgggaggcagaggttgcagtgagccgagatcacaccattgccctccagactgggcgacagagcaagactctgtctcaaaacaaaaacaaaaacaaaaaccgaaaaacaaagtagctagaagagggGACTTGAAATGTACCCAACACATAGTAATACCAAATATTCAAGGTGATGGACACCCCAAACACCCTGATTGATCACCATTCTgtgcatataataaatatttaaatgtactccataaatatgtagaaTATGTTATATCAACAAGAAAATACTTTGCCTAGTGTTTCCATCCAAATGGGAATAAATCCAGGGCTCAATGTACACATGTCATGGCTTTTTATTGAGACTGGGGAAGGGCCGTGGTAGCAGGTGCACTCACTGTCCAAGTTTGTCCAGACTCTCTGCTGCATGGGTGATGGCATTTGTGACTGTGTTGGTCACTGTCTCAGTGATTTCCTTCATCTTTTTGTCCCCTGACTCTTGGGCTTTCTTTATGGCTTCAGCAATGGCTgttggaaagaaagaggaagaatgtCTTAGTGATCCACCCGCTGAACTTGTGTCCCCTTGAGTGGCCTGTGGGATGTGGCCATCTTCATGGATTAGTCTCTGGAGTGGCCCGATGGGACAAAGGGCAGCAGGATTACTGCAGAATGAATTTGAATTTGGTTTTAATTTCCCCAACAACTTGCATTTCTTCAACTGTGAGTGAGACTGAGCATCTACTCATGGGTACATTGCCTGCTTatcctttttttctggaaaatgcCTGCTTA
The Pongo abelii isolate AG06213 chromosome 8, NHGRI_mPonAbe1-v2.0_pri, whole genome shotgun sequence genome window above contains:
- the LOC100434177 gene encoding protein FAM25A, with product MLGGLGKLAAEGLAHRTEKATEGAIHAVEEVVKEVVGHAKETGEKAIAEAIKKAQESGDKKMKEITETVTNTVTNAITHAAESLDKLGQ